The Leguminivora glycinivorella isolate SPB_JAAS2020 chromosome 2, LegGlyc_1.1, whole genome shotgun sequence DNA window CCGGTCTCTGTAGCGTAGTGTAGGTTATCTAATCATGTTGGTAAAGTCGATGCTCCATTTTCatcaaagatatttatttaataaatattatgttcatTCTTAAGTGGCTTAGTGGCATGTATGTAGCCAAATATTACTGAGAGTAAGTAACTGTTGGTATACCTACTGTGGAGAATATCCATCGGTGATTCattgattaattgattatattAACtattgatttttagggttccgtagtcaactaggaacccttatagtttcgccatgtctgtctgtccgtccgtccgtccgtccgtccgtccgtccgtccgcggataatctcagtaaccgttagcactagaaagctgaaatttggtaccaatatgtatattaatcacgccaacaaagtgcaaaaataaaaaatggaaaaaaatgttttattagggtaccccccctacatgtaaagtgggggctgatattttttttcattccaaccccaacgtgtgatatattgttggataggtatttaaaaatgaataaaggtttactaagatcgttttttgataatatgaatattttcggaaataatcgctcctaaaggaaaaaaaagtgcgtccccccccctctaacttttgaaccattagtttaaaaaatatgaaaaaaatcacaaaagtagaactttataaagactttctaggaaaattgttttgaacttgataggttcagtagtttttgagaaaaatacggaaaactacggaaccctacactgagcgtggcccgacacgctcttggccggttttaattaATAATCGACTCTAATCGGTTTTCTACGGTGTTTTGTGCTAAGCCATGCAACATATTAAGAATACACTAAGATCTCGTATACGATAATAAGTTAATAAGCTAACAAACTGCCTAACATACGTCAGTGGTGCCGGCAAGTTGTTCACCTGCATGTATTACTGACCTAGAAAATGGCTATGCATTGTCAACACCTATGAATTGTTAAACACCCTTAGAACCATGAATTGATggaaaatacctacatttttggTATGTTTGATTTTAAAGCATTGGCAGTTGTAGAGTTTTAATTTACGAACGTTTAATAGTTACAAATTTCCTGTTTTAACAGATAAGTAAGGCCTGCTATTCCTACATAGATGACTTAGATAAATTAGATTGAATCGTTGCTTGAATCCCGTTGAACATCCCTTCAGAAGCCCTACTAGTTTACCTAAGTTAAAGGCTTAGGTACAGTTTTAATTCAATATACGTAATGTTTACATCGTGGTTGCGTTAAACAACTGTGGTTACCTGCTGCTTAGACCAGACTCCAATGTGCAGTtctaaatatacataattattaactatGTGAATTTGATCCTAATTTTACTTGATTTTTAGGCAAGTAAATTTCCAATTAAATAATACCTAACTTTTTTAAAAATACCATGCACTACTTTCGCATACCATGTAGAGTTGTATTAAGGTGTActgtataattaaataaataaaacatcgtaaataaattaaacaaaaatacttACAGATCGCCACAAAACATAGCAGAGCCTTCATGGTCGTCAGTTGCACTTCCGAGTGAAAAACAGTGAATTTCCTAAGTTTTTATTCGTCGCGTCAGCCGGTTGTGAAACTTGTGTTGTGACCGCGGACCGGTCAGAGCGAGTGGTGCGGTTGGTTTCCCGCTGGGTAGTGAGAATGCTGAGGCTATGTTTCTGAATAGTGAGATAAGCCGCGCTCTCATCTCCATAATTTTGTCACGGCCAGTGCCAGGAGGGGCATTCAAACTTTTTAAATCTGTCATTGATTTATTATTGACATATTTTTATCtagcttaggtacttatttcaaGTACTTGTATTCTAACAACGGGTCACGGAGTGATAATGTTGGAATTATTTGCTATCTCTCCTATTGTGTCGATCGCGATCGACAAATATTTGTATGAAGTAGCGATCAGTTTATATGTGGTATCTATATTATAGAGCAATTGATTTATTTAGCGAAGTGGCTAGCAGATGAGCACATAATATTGCTGTTAATGCACGGTAGTTTAAATTGACGAAAACATATGACCATCTGCTGTCTCAATATGGTATCAATTATATGATCAGCTTGTCACCCAACCACCAACcataacatatttaaaaatattttaagcgggttactcacgtgtatagtcgatataacgttcgacatgttttgatccatttccgaggatctttttcaagagtagcgacccccgCCTTTGCATGtagagagcgcgacgcatactcaACCCCGcttaaagtatttttaaatatgtttgagtctcacgggagttttatagttaaaacacCGACCAAATTAaacctttaaaaaatgttacacTCCTATAATTAGACCTCCAAATCCCCCCATACTTATTAATCCTAATCTCAGGGGAAAAACTCAGCAGGGAGCTGAGCTCATCGACGACCGCAGTATACGCAGAGCGCGGAGCCCGCTCGATCTTTTTCACTTTCATTGACGAgactaagtaaaattgacaTAGGATCCTGGTGGGGTCATGACCCCATGACCCTCCCCTCCCCCCTTCTGAATCCGCGCTGATCTTGAGCGATACGATGGTCATGAGtatcaaataaaaaattacaaataagtagttaattagggttccgtacctcaaaaggaaaaaacggaacccttataggatcactttgttgtccgtctgtccgtccgtccgtctgtcaagaccctttttctcaggaacgcgtggaggtatgaagctgaagtttatatcaattactcaggtctactgtcccttgaagctgtgaaaaaatcaaacttctaagccaacgcaatcaaaagatacagccgtttatgccgcaaattttcgacacttgcaagggaatcaaaacctacagggtgcttcccgtgaactcagaatcctgaaatttggtacgaagcaacgtcttatagcatagataaaggaaaaattacgaaaaccataaatttttagttacatcacataatatattttttttttaataattttaaccttactacccatttcctcataaacgcgtagaggtattaaattgaaattcataccaaatactcaggtctataatacctttaagctgtaacaaaatcaaacttctatgtcaacgcaatcaaaagaaacagcaatttaagctgcatattttgaaactcgcaagtactcgcaagggaatcaaaacctaaagggtacttccagtcgacctagaatcttgaaatttggcatgaagcaacgttttatagcacacataaaggaaaaattccgaaaaccttaaatttttagttacattacaaaatatatattttttaataaatataaacttattacttttttcctcatgaacgcgtagagctatcaagttgaaattcatatcaaatgcaggtttgtacggaaccctcggtgcgcgagtccgactcgcacttggccggtttttttttttgaatataaGTAGTATCAATAATGCATAATGACATAGATCTTTTtgtatacaaaattttaatatcaCTGAACCAACActgaacataattatatacaacTGAAATGGCAAGTATATTTACGTATATTTTTTACAATTCCACAGCCAATATATCAATATATCAAAAGAGTGCGTTCCCACATGAAATGGGTTCTTATGCTCATTAGTCATTACATAAGGACCGTTTACATATGGAACAgaacaaataattttaaaattggCATCTTTGGAATTCTATAAGAGTTCACATAGAACCCtaaaggccacttgcaccacccacTTAACTTAAGGTTAGtgagctgtcaactgtcaatttacgtataaaatggtgggttaacctctcccttttcggtggtgcaagtgaccccaATAGATGAGTAAATCTACATGAGCACGAGCACCTCGTACTCGGACGAGCTCCTCTCTTCGCCGTCGAACGGGTAGTAGCACGTCTCGTGGCTCGGGTGGATCTGGAAAACGCATTTTTAAACATTAATATTCAATACAGCACATTTTCCATGTTATTTAAATCAGTAAGTAATCATTTACGGTCCAGGTGAATAAAGGTCacaccaagcgcggatccagcttcgtgcccaggggggggggtcacgtggtaaaggcccggggccccagggggggtcacgtggtctaaaggcccggggccccaacccccatgacccccccccctggatccgcgcatggtcaCACTGGCCTTTTACTACCTATGGGACCAACCCTGAAATGGGGAAATAATTTTCGGTTTCTTAATATGCCTATCAAACCTTGATATTTtctctcttcttcttcttgcaTTACGTACGAGTATATCCCAGCATTTTGCTCACGGCTCATGAGTACCAGAGTACAAAGAGTCCACATTGGCAATTAACTCCAAAATTTAGAGtaagtaggcactagttttgacgaaaacgactgccatctaTATTAGCAAAGGAAGGTCCTTAGAGGGCAAACTAAGCCTCAGTAATCGAACCGGCAAATCTGTAGCAGATGTACGTCAGGGTTGTCACTACCTATGTATGTACTTGTACTACGAATACAAAAAATCACACATGTTATTGAACATATCTTTATTAACTAAACATCTTATTTACCTCCACAGAATTTTGAAATAAACTATGCTTCTGTATAATTACGTCCTTATCCATGAATGTAATGTATGAAAGGCACCATCGTGAATTATATTTAAGTTGTGATCCATCTGAACCTTCTTCTCTATTGTATATAGTCACTCCATGTTTCCACTTCATATGGCTAGGTACTTGAGCCTGCCCGCTACACATATGGGACAGCTGGCCTGTTTATCTCTTAAATAAGTGATGAACTAAATCCCGACACatctttttaaatctttattatatatatatatatatatatatatatatatatatatatatatatatttgttgcACATACGATACAAGAAATATTTGGTTCGTTTTTTTTCTAGTAcaccaatattttcaagtaataaAGATTCCATAATGTATTAATTCCAGAAAATGCGTGctcttatgaataaaataacatacacaTTTAAATGCATTTAACATtgatgacattgacatattaatgatttattTTCTTTGATAGAAAATCAAACAAGGTTTCAGTAAGGTTATTTTTACTTATCATATCATTATTAGTACTTATCAATCATACGTGCAGTATGCAGTagagtaaataaaatattcatcgTGATCGCCAACCCTGACATCAAACTGTCAAATGCTATGGTTTTGCTACATCCGTTACGAGGTATCATTGGgattattccggtttcctcacgacgtcTTCCTTTACTGAAAAGTGACTTTGATATTTTCTATGGGAGGACAATTTTATTTACGACTAGCTTTtgagcggcttcgctcgcgttgaatTCAAAAATTTCgaaatgttccatacaaacttccagcccccattttagggaagcgggtggttagaaagagaaaataagtagtctatgtcactctccatcctttcaactatcttcacttaaaaaataaattcgtcgctccgttttgccgtgaaagacggacaaacaaacacacacacacacacacactttcccgtttataatattagtattgatttaGGGGTTGTTAGTCCCATCTACACTATTGCCAGCAGGTGGTGTTACCTTGCCGGGAGTGACGCAGCCGTCGTGTGTGACGCGGCCGAAGTACAGCTTCTCTCCATCAGCGGTGACGCCAGCCTCCACGGCTCCGGGAGGCACTGCGCCGTTTGTGGAGAACTGCCACGAGAACATCGCTGGCACCAGCACCTGCAACATAGAACACAATCATTCAGTAACGAAGAAATAACCAATCAGAGCAGTGGCGCTTAAGCAAGCTGCTGCAGGGGATATCTCTGTTATAACGGCCTGATTCGGACTTTGGAATCCCCTAAATATTAGGTTTATATACGATATGGATTGGATAcgtcagtgtcaaaagtgatGTTTCTTTTATCTTTTTCTTTATCTACAAAAATTATCTCAATGGGTGTTAAACTCTAAAGCTAGGtgcaggtgccgtagccgaatggcatgactgcgacgcgaaacgaaaacgaaacgccgcgaaaggtagtctggctctgtcgcgccaatacgcaagagcgatagagatagatatctacgagcgtttcgtttcgtgagcgtttgtgccattcggctaccctggcgtccactaggctcgccgagtcgaGCTGGGCAGTATATCGCCCTCGTGCGCGCCGCCCCCATCAAATACCGTACTGTAATGATACCGTTCTCGCATCGTGGAAATGAGCCAGGGTTGTGtttgtacactttttttttcacagtGCACACGCAATTTATCGTCAcacaacgttttaaatattattatatttatttcttatgtGCATGGTAATTCAAAAAAGTCTCCCACGCAGTACAACGTTAAATCAAGCAGCCACTTGCGTAGTCTAGCCCGAAATGCTCCGGTGGAAGCTGCATCCCTAACATTCTGCGGTAATCTGTTATATACCGAGGGGCCCATTATATTGTAATAGTTATTATGGCTGTGGAGGAGCAGCAGCGTCACGGGGTGAGGTGTATTTAAATGATAGATACAAGTAGTAGGTAAAGCGTAAAGTAATGAATCTCAATCAATCccatttattgtataaaggtgtgcctatatatacatgtttgggttgtcgctgaccaagcaatatgcgttatgtcgcagtaaaccattgtgttactgctaaacaCGGAAAGTGGCTAATATGCCATTACAATATAAACAGACCTTTCGGACTTCGTAAGCTTGTGGTCCTTTGTACTCAGTACTCACCTCAAACTGATCTTTCAGAACCTCCTCCCCGTTGTGAGCGACGTAGCAGGCGTTCTTGTTGGGGATGACCTTGGCGGGCAGGATGTCGCCCTCGTGCGGCGCGCGGCCCGCGTAGATCTCGTCGCCGTCCGCGTCCGTGCCCACGCGCAGCGCGCCCGGCGGGATGCTGCGCTGGCTCAGGCATGCGGGCACCCAACGGTATGTACCTGCACATGCGCACCACTCAAGTGTTAGAGATGGAACACTTAAAAACTGTATTTGAGTAATTTATTGATCTCAATGTAGCCCAGATATATTTGTACATGCTCTACAGTCTATACCTATGTCTTTAAATACTTATGCTGCAATGATCCAAAATGTATTAACTACATCATAATTATCTTAATAAAGATATTGCCAAATGAGATagacagaacacatgaaactgctcaaaatGCCCTAAAATACCATCAAATATATGGATTATAGGTATGTGGTTATGAAAAATAGTAGGTGAATTTCCAATTACATAATCATTATAATttattcactgtacttgtaatttgttctgtgcaataaagtgtttactactacctactactactatactactactttaataaatatacatgtGCTAAGAGcacatgtatatttattattaatggcGAGAAGACGGCGATGAAAATATTGGGTATGAAAGGAGCGAATCGTGCTTTACGAGTTTTTAGATTGTCACAAAATTATTACTAGAGCATGATATTCATTGAGCATGTTTGCGTGATATTAGAGGTGCAATAAGTGTATTATAAGTGAcaaatgacaatcgttaacaatttcataaaattaGACATAGATGAAAGAGAAAAATCACACAGAGTTTATTATTCGATTGGTGACACCAAAGCAATATACTCCAAATTACAACACTGCATTACAGACACATAAAGCTACGGCCAAAACTCTGTATGGAGTATATTGAACAGtactgaaataaaaatagtctttcAGACACGGAAGGAGGAGTTCCAATAGGGAATGGAGAGGGGAAAGGAGTCCATAGAGAGGATTGGCCCAACATTGGCAGACAATACACCCAAGCTAAAGGAAAGATAACACCTTTATCTACTTACAcctaaatataggtattttgatTTCACTTACCGAGCACCTACAAAAGGCACTTCTCTGATAAGGATACGAAATAATACTGTTTGCTTCGAAATATCAGATTTGAGCGAGGTATGTACAGTTTATCGCGGGTAAAAAGAGCTGTTTTTATCAATCATGTCCTTGGTTATTGCGATTTCTTTAAAGTTTCAGCCAGTCATATCTTCAAACTAGAGCATATTTTCATGGAATCCATGTTGAAAAGATTATATTTTCGATGAAGTTGAGTTATTAGGTAGAGAAACATGACACCAAAAGATCAACTGGATTTGTATGAAATAAGTGACCTAGAATCCTAATTTGTGTGTGAGTAACATAAAGGTGTTATCTCCCCATACCGTGCCCTGAGACTTACTCCACGGCAGCTCGACCGTCTCCCCGGGTAGCTCGGGGACGGCCTCCTCGGGCGGGCTGTCCACCACTTGGACCGGTTCAGACGGGGGAGGGTAGGGGTAGAAGTAGGCGGGGTGGACGGGGTAGTACATGACTCCGGCCGGCCCGGGGAACATGTGGGGGGGGTggcccggcggcggcggcggtggcggGCCGCCGTAGCCGTAATAACCTCCAGGACGTCCTGGACAACACAATCTTATATGAATAAACAATAGTACCACTTATAGTAccccttagggccacttgcaccaacgaaaatggagggttaacccaccatttatatggaatttgacagatgacagcccactaaccctgagctaagtggttggtgcaagtgggccttagagtTAAAGACGATTgcattttttattcaaaaattgCTTAATATGGACTCTGCTTTGCGAGTctagaaatatataatataaaaatgtattacaactttggtattttatcgcaaataaaaaaatactcattTTGGGGTAAGCCTTTGATAATAGATATATTTTATCGTTTTAATCGCAATTCCGTAACAGCTGAAGATAAGGCGCGTATAGTTAAAGGAATTTCAACTGATTATTAGTACTAATTTACTAAATACCTAGAGACAATTGCTGAAAATATTACTTCAATATGAAAGCTGAATGATCTTCATTATGTGTGGCaccattataaggttaaaatACATTATTAGGTAAGTACAACATTCACATATGTAGTTATTGCAAAATATACTTCTAGTGTGTATTTGCGCACAAACTTATTCATGCCTCGCCTACTTAACTGACTTTATTTACACTTCACAGCACCACTTGttacaataaaacttaaaagaaaaaatataaaaaaaaaacatctaacAAAACAAGTAGGTGTGTGTATCCAGCTGAATatgaaataagaaataataattattaggtatactctgtcaaaaaagtctgtcagtaaataagatcaaagaaaactataggtatccttttctatagcaccctaaagaaaaggatgcatatagttttctttgttcttatttactgacagacttgtttgacaaagtatatGTACTAAGctataagttattttttttaaatgacttCGTCGTGCACTTTTCATAACTTAGTTTCAGAAGATGTGAAACTTTGTCATGAAGTCTTCTTGTCTTCAGTCCTGGCTTATTGGGAATCGAACCTAAAATTGCATGAACGGTGTCTTTGTTGATCTGTCAGTAGTATCAAGCATTTGTAATAGaaatgggccgaatattcggtaaatattcggtattcggcatattcggcaagtttttcaatattcgtattcggccgaatagttcggttatgttgccgaatatttaccgaataaacaaaataaataaatagtgtaaGTTGTTTCGTTTTCATCGGacaatgacatcctatttcagcattctatgGAACCACCAAAGCAatttaaaaatgcgttaaaatataagtacttacctacctacaataattatgtaaaaagtaaaaataacgtagcttatgaaaaaaaaaaatttcttatgaattaaattataggaacattaagagcct harbors:
- the LOC125240379 gene encoding natterin-3-like; amino-acid sequence: MAGRPGGYYGYGGPPPPPPPGHPPHMFPGPAGVMYYPVHPAYFYPYPPPSEPVQVVDSPPEEAVPELPGETVELPWSTYRWVPACLSQRSIPPGALRVGTDADGDEIYAGRAPHEGDILPAKVIPNKNACYVAHNGEEVLKDQFEVLVPAMFSWQFSTNGAVPPGAVEAGVTADGEKLYFGRVTHDGCVTPGKIHPSHETCYYPFDGEERSSSEYEVLVLM